GTGtccctccccccatccctccccctgtGATATGGCTGCTTtgcatggggaaactgaggcacagaaccTCCCTTGGTCCCCCACAGCGCTTTGCTCGCTATGGCATGGCACAAGCTCTTAAATACTCTGCAGGCGTTGTCATTTAACACCGCACCACAGTCTGATTTAGGGCTGCCCTCACCCGTCTCCAACCCCGTTCACTCTGAACCCTACTGATGACCATGCAAGTACAGTCTCTAGGCCTGGAAATGGCGGGGACTCACATAGATCATGACCGTGGCGATCCTGTTGCCTGACTTCATTCTGTAAAGGGGGCTCTTCCTGGACTGCCCCAAGAGCGAGGAGGTGGGGACAGTCAGTCCCACGCTGACACGGCTCGGCTTGGAGGCACTTCACGCCCTAACAGAGCTGGTGGCTCTGAGCTGCCCCCAGGGaaatctcttcctctcccttcttttctctccctccctcccctctttcctccctcctttcccaggaACATCCCAGGCACCATCCCAGGAATCACCacagggacacccccagggaccatCCAGGGACCTCCCCCCAGGCAACCGTCCCAGGAGCATCACGGGGATCACCCCAGGGTCCACCTCTAGGAACATCTGAGGGACCATCCCAGAgaccaccccagggacccccctgggcaCCATCCCCAAGATCCAGGTCCAGGAACATCTGAGGGACCAGCCCAGAAACCACCCCAAAGACCACCCCAGGGACCATTTCCAAGAACATCCCAGGGACCACCCTGGTGACCATCTGAGAGACCACCCCAGGAATCATCCCAGGATCACCCCAAGGACCATCCCAAGAGCACCACAGGAACCACCCTGGGCACCACCCCACAGACCACCCCATGGACCACCCAGGCAGCTCCCTGACCGTGGCATGGTCGAAGTGTGGCTCGTAGTGGCCTCCCAACCCATAGTTGACCACCTGCAGGTACTCAGCGTAGGGTGGCCGCAGGTCCAGGCCGGTGACGGCAGCGATGCGCTGCTCCAACGCCCGCACCACCGGGTCGGCGGTGTCCTTCAGCCAGGCGCTGCGGGAGCACCCCACATTCAGCCCCCCCAAATTCACGCGTGGTTGGGCTTAACCCTCATGGCACTACTGGGTGTGGAGGACCCAGGCCTCCCCAGCATGGCTTCACTGCCACCTTGGTGGTGGCAATGGGGCCATGGTGGTCCCACTGGCTGGAGGACAAGGGATGGGGTGGCTTCTACCTCTTGCTTATCCGGTACTCggctttctgctgcttctccccagagGCGACCACGgacctctgcagctggaggacACATGGTGGGGGGGATGTTGCTGCAGATGGGGACTCTCACACCAAGCAGGGACCCCAGTCGGGGGCCAAATTGGGGGGTTTATACCAGCTGGTTGCCAAACATCCCCACCCCAAGGTGATGGAAGCAGTGCTAGCAGCTGGATCCAACGCAGTTGGGTGTCACCAAGTCAagcctggctggggaggggtTTAGGTGCATGCATGGACCTGGTTTCTCCCCAGAATCTTTTGGGGGGCTCAGATGGAGCTAAGCTGGGCTCATCCCCCTCAGGGGCTCACTGCAGGAAGCTTTGGCTAAGCCCTGGCTTAAAACCCCTCCTATCTCTGCACGCTCAGGGTGGTCCACCCTGGAGCGCCAGCTCTTGGGGCACACTCCTCCAGGAGAGGGACAATCCTGGGGACTGGGACGGCTCACCCAGGGCCCTGCCAACCCCTTGATGGTCTCAGCCTCGGCGTCGCTGATGAAATCGTGGTACAAAGCCACGTAGGGTCGGATCCAGACCATCTCCTTCTTGGCAGGCTGGAGAAGGAGGTAGGGGCTCCCGTTGGTCTCGTAGGAGCAGCCGAGGTGTGGGAGATGctccggggctggctggggagagaGAGGACCAAGGAGGGCGTGAGGAGGGGACAGTGGTGGGGTGGGGCGCCATGTcacccccctgccagccccacctgCCCCCCCGGGCGCTGGCACAGCTCCTCGTAGGCGTCGCGGCTCTGCAGGTGGGTGCCATTGGGGCGTCGCAGGGGTCCGGCGCTCACCGCCGTCCCCATCTCCAGCAGCTTCTCGTACTTGGCCACGTTCCTCGCCACCCTTTGGTTACTGGGGTCTGCCGGAGAGGTGGTGTCACCCGAAACGCCGTATCCCCATCACCCCCCTTCCCTGGCATCAGTCCCTGGAGAATTGCCCCACATGGGGGGCAAGCAATGGGGTGAAGGAGGCTGGTGCCATGCAGAGGTGATGGGGACGCCCCAaaacctctcccctcctcctgctgcaacCGAGGTTGCCCCACGTACCATAATGGAGAAACTCCCTGGAGAGGCTCAAGGCGTGGGAGATGTTTCCAGCCTGGATGGGGGGAGTGGAGAGCTCGTGAGCATCCCCCTGCCCACGGTTCAGCTCCACCGGGCACCAGGGTGATGGGGATGGGACTCAAAGCCGTACCATGAAGTAGGAGAAGGCGAGATGGTCCAGAGCATCCTCCAGGCTGCTCCGGTCCTCGGGGTTCCAGCTGCCGTAGGAGAGGCGGAAGAGGCCGACGGCCTCCTCCAGCCACGCGATGGAGTGGTAGTAGTCGCCCGTATCGTAGGCCACCTGCGAGGCAGCGCACCGCATGGACCCAGCGGCTGGGCCAGCCTGGCCTGCATCCCGTCCCaaccctgtcccatcccatcccatcccatcccgtcccgtcccgtcccgtcccgtcccatcccatcccactaCATCCCCACCCCCATCCTCATCCATCCCATCCCcttctcatcccatcccatccccatgaCCACCTTCATCCCGATCGCACCCCTATCTCCTCCCATCCTATCCCTACCCTGTCTCATCctgtcctgtcccatcccatcacATCCCATTctatcccatccccatcccattctgTCCCATCCCCATGCCTTGTCATCCCATCCCATTGCAATTCCCACCCATCCTGTCCCATCACACCCTGTCGCTTTCctattcccatccccatccccattccctcCCACGCCATCTCCTCCTGTCccatcccttcctttcctgtcccatccccatctccatccccatccccatctccatcctgctccatccccatctccatcctgctccatccccatccccatctccatctgcACCTCCATCTCatcccatgccatgccatgccatgccataccatcctatcccatcctatcccatcccatcccatcccatcccatcccatcccaccctgtcCCATCCTACCCCATGCTCTAACACTCCATCCCAGCTCTGCAGTGATACTCAGAGGACTCTGCCCTATCACAGCCTCTATCACAGCACCCAAATCCCCTCCCAGGGATTTAGGGACCCACTTTTACCCCCGGGATGGGGGCTGACCCTGTACCCAACCGGGATGCTGGGGCAGGAGGTCTCCCCCAGGCCACCGGCTTGGCTCTTCCCTTCCCCGAGCCACGAAGCAGCAAGAAGCCCCGTTATTTGGGCGAGAGCCGAAGGCGATGGCAGGCGGGCGGATGCCTGCGGGCTGAGTCAGAGGGGCCCCTCTGCGTCCGTGCGGGAAGAAAACCCAATGTCTGTCCCTACGGAAGCAACGTCCTCGGCTGGAAAAGCTTTGGGGGGGGCTGACAGGGCTCGCCCTCACCTTGCCCACGTGGAAGCAGTCGTCGGCGGAGAGGGAGATGCGCCGGCTGGGGCTGTAGAGGGGTGGGCGGCTGGCACCAGCTCGCTGGAAGACACCGTTGGCCATGCCCTTGACGCTGAGCGCGTAGACGTCCTGCAGCCGCATCAGTGCCCGGGCAGCCCCATCCAGGTCCTCGgctccaggcagctcctgctccacCTCCTTGAAGCCATCATGGAGTGCTGAGGGCAGGTAATGGAGTGCACGGAGAGGGATTaatgaggttttggggtgcaattACCCTTATCAGCCCTTCTCCATCGCTGGGGACCCCACATCCTGCTCCTCCACCCATTCCCCTGCTCCTCCACCCATTCCCCTGTTCCTCTGCCCATTCCCCTGCTCCTCCACCCAttctcctgctcctccacccattctcctgctcctccacccattcccctgctcctccacccatcctcctgctcctccacccgttcccctgctcctctgcccaGTCCCTGTCACCTCCCAGCTCTCCTCAGGTGACAGCGAGGACACGCGGCCGAGCATCCCCCCATACCCTGGGTGTTCTCGGTGGCCTCGTCGCTGTAGATGACGTTGGGCCAGTCGGAGTGGAGACGCTTGATGAGGCTGAAGGCCAGCAAGGGGTTGTCCACCGAGGCCTCGGGGTCCTGGTGCAGCGCCTGGACCTTCTCATAAAACCTATAAGGCACCCACTGGGTGACACTTTGAGTGATGCTCCTGGGTGGTGACACCCCTGGGGTGACGTCTGGGCTCTGAGCCCCCCATAGTTGGGCAGCTTTGCCCCAGTGTCCACTTTTTGGCCAAGCCAGAGGTGAGGAAAACCCCATCAAGGTTGGTAGACCCCATCCCTGGTGGGTACGTGGGGATGGCCCGTGCCTTGGGGATGCTGTGACCTGGGTTGGGGGGACCACgtacccccccgccccgggacgtGACTGGGGGGGTGTGGGCAGTTCTCCCCATCCACCCCCCGATGCCCCAAGCTCCTATTTAAGGGCACCCCCAAACATCGGGTGCTGGGCTGCGTTAACCGCCCCCCACCGCAGCGACGGGAGTGGGGGATAGGGGTGCCTAGAGGGAGCCCCCACGCGTGACCGCGACGGGATGAGAGGGTCCGATACCTGGCGAGACGACGCAGGCGAGCGCTCTCCTCCCGCAGGTAGGCTCGGAGGCGGCGGAGCAGGCGGCCCTCGGAGCCCAGCGCCCTGCGGACGCTCAGCATGGCCGTGTAGGTctcggccggggcgggggggggcagcagcgccagcagcgcccccagccccagcgcccccAGCGCCCGCatccagccgccgccgccgccgggagaggccgggggagggcggggggggtgggggtgggggtggggcggggaggccccgcccggggtggggggggagggggggtggggggggtgcccCGGATCCGCCACgctggctgggggagggggggcgtgGTGCTGCTGGTCCCCATCCTGCCCGTCCCCATCCTGCCCGTCCCCatcctgcctgtccccatcccacctgtccccatcctgcctgtcctgcctgtccctgtcctgcctgtccctgtccccatctcatcccgcctgtccccatcctgcctgtcctgcctgtccctgtcctgcctgtccctgtccccatctcatcccgcctgtccccatcctgcctgtcctgcctgtccctgtcctgcctgtccctgtccccatctcatcccgcctgtccccatcctgccccagcctCATCCTGCCCGTCCCCATCCTGCCTGTCCCCCTCTTgtctgtcccca
This genomic interval from Calonectris borealis chromosome 1, bCalBor7.hap1.2, whole genome shotgun sequence contains the following:
- the P4HA3 gene encoding prolyl 4-hydroxylase subunit alpha-3; protein product: MRALGALGLGALLALLPPPAPAETYTAMLSVRRALGSEGRLLRRLRAYLREESARLRRLARFYEKVQALHQDPEASVDNPLLAFSLIKRLHSDWPNVIYSDEATENTQALHDGFKEVEQELPGAEDLDGAARALMRLQDVYALSVKGMANGVFQRAGASRPPLYSPSRRISLSADDCFHVGKVAYDTGDYYHSIAWLEEAVGLFRLSYGSWNPEDRSSLEDALDHLAFSYFMAGNISHALSLSREFLHYDPSNQRVARNVAKYEKLLEMGTAVSAGPLRRPNGTHLQSRDAYEELCQRPGGQPAPEHLPHLGCSYETNGSPYLLLQPAKKEMVWIRPYVALYHDFISDAEAETIKGLAGPWLQRSVVASGEKQQKAEYRISKSAWLKDTADPVVRALEQRIAAVTGLDLRPPYAEYLQVVNYGLGGHYEPHFDHATSRKSPLYRMKSGNRIATVMIYLSTVEAGGSTAFIYANFSVPVVKNAALFWWNLRRNGDGDGDTLHAGCPVLAGDKWVANKWIHEHGQEFRRPCSADPQD